The segment cattcgtgattcggccatttgtgtttcggccattcggaaTCAGCCCCAAATTTACACAACAGAATACATAAACTTTACAAAAATCAGCACACATTAACTAACAAAATCACATTAACTAAGAATTAAGAATTAAGACAAACAGATATGGAAGGTATACAAAACAATTAACAGATCATATAATTGCTCAAAAATTgcataaaagaaacaaaaatacaaaacaagGCCCAAGTCAAGATTCCAAAATAATCCCAAAAGAACACaacaataatacaaaaatgacaaaatgagTATCACTAAAATGAGATACAAATGCCTTACTGGGCAGTATTTGAGCGAGTTTGAATGATACTCCTCAAGTTCAATTAAGCCAAATTGAAGTAATGAACGGAACAGACATAATTTAGATGAGAACACgataaaattcatttaaaatattgagcaaaaagtgaaaagttAAGAAAAATGCATCAGACGCCATTGTCAGACAGTAGGTAATGTACCTATAAACGAATGGCAGGTTGGAATTATTGGTCGTTCGTCTGTACAAATTTCGCTATTTCGCTTAGCTAGGTAAAAATTATCGGAAAATATAATAGCTCTTCGTCGGGTACAAAAACCTAACAATTGGTCAAAGAACAGATATTGGACTTGGCTGGACGGACTGATCGGATTGCTCATCGGACTCAAATCCTTTTGATAATTGTCCCAAGTGCTCTGGATCGCAAGCTTGTCAAATACAGCATTATgtgtttaatgaaaattaacaaatagtTATGTCACACTATATTTTATGAGTTGTTAATCGAAATAGCAAGacttcaaattatttttgaatatcAGGCTGGGACGCGTAAGGTTTACAAAATCAATGAAATGCGTTTCTAAAAAATGACCTTTtcattttccatatgaaaaatgAATTAGGTATATGGTAAATGTTCAAAACATGCCGATAAACCTTGGCGATTGACCAACCTTTCCCGCAATTGACATGTTCATCTCTCCCCCGGTACTCACCCCTAGCTTGATTACACTGGTGACAATGGCGGCATTCCAGCTGTTTTCGATCCGCAGCAGCTCCTGGCGCGTTTCCACGCTTAGATAGCGCGGTTCGTGACCCGAGCTCTGCAGCAGGAAGCAGTGCTGCCGCGAGTCCACCGTTTCGGACTCTTTCACCACTCGGAACATGGTCTGGTACACTTTGTACGCCACGGTTGCCTTCTGCAGACCGGCCACATTCAGCGGGGGAGCATCGAACAGCATCACCTCGGTGCCCTTTAGCACCAGAAAGCGAGGTTTGTAGCTTTGCCACGAAATGTGATTGCTGATGACCCCCTCGTTGATCCAGCCCATGTACTCGATTCGTTCGCCGACCGGAAAGTTGCGGTTGTACAGTTTCATCTGCCCACGGCAAACAAAGGGCATAaagataaataaaacaaataaaaaaatatcattCAGTGATAGGTTCGCGATTCTGTCCCCTCACGGTTGGCTGGATTTAGCCAAGCTTACCTGCAGGCTGGTCAGCCCGACAATGTTGTCGGTGATGTATTTAAGCCACTGACTCAGGATGGCCAGCTCGTCACAATGGATGATTCCGGTCGTTGTTCCATTCAAGCCTCGCACCTCGAATGCGTTCGGTCGCAGCTTGTCCGTGCCGTAGATGTAGCGAGTCACGTAGGCCATCATGAGGGGGACTTTGTTTGTGTGATGAAAAATTTATTGGAAATGGATTAGTTTCATCGTTTCCGCTTATACGCGATGCTCGTGTGAGCTGTCGAAATATCAGCTGTATTAGAGTTTCCAGCACATAATGCGACCTAATGGAAGCGCACGGTAGTTTGAGTTTATCGATGGTTTGTTTCACTGGCTTTCTAATTGGAAACTGCAATCTATAGTTTGTAATCAGTAACGAATTCTAAAGTTGAAAAAGGAGTTTTTCAACTGAGTTCTACCACCATTGAATTTAGAACAGATTGTATCTGTTCGCTTTGAAGAAACACTAGATGCAACATAAAACCGAGAAGGATTTCGAGATGAAACTTTGCTCCACTCACCCGACACTAAATCAGTCCATCGATTTTCCGGCTCTGAGCTGATGGAAACCGGTCTGCTATTGTTTGCCGATTTCCAGACTTCGTCCGCCTTCAGTTCGGCACAGGTTGCGTCGTTATCGGATTCCGGTGTTTCTCGACTCACTGGCAATGGTTGATGGTGGAATTATTCAACCGTCGACGATAGGATTAACCGCACCGGATGGCGGTGTTAAGATGGCATTGGATTGTTCGAGGAGAGacgtgagagagagagaaaaaagttaGCGAATGGAAAATAGTGATCAGAACGTATGCGAAACGGTATTGGGTCAACGGAGTTGACGGATTATGGCTAGgcaaaaagtcagttttttttctcgatcTAGCTCTGATTCGATTCTCAGTTACTTACATTGCTTTTGTAGGAAAGGTGTTGCCGCTCGATAGTGCTTCACTGTAAGGACTACGATGTCACCTGCGTTTCGGAGGATATTGACGGCATCATCGTGCGGGCAAGCGGTGATGTACTCGCCATTGACCTGCAATATATAAGTTGAATTGCACTGTTTATTTCGTTTATTTCAAATAGTTCAATAGTTGTGACATGTTGTGACAGATGCGGAGGAGGCTAAgatgataccgattactcgctaGCGCTCGCACTCTTGCCTCTGAGTAGAATCAAAGGCgaagatgaaaaagaaaagaaaaagtattgCAAAATACGTATCCCAGTGCGTCGCAACCCCTGACGGGTAGCtggttgctcacgagttgtttgcctcgcgaGTGGGCTATCCAGAAAGACACTACGAGGTTGTGCGTTCGCGAGAGTGTAGgtggcagaatgtctgcacatacGCACAGCAACAGCGGCTGTTTGTCTTACGCCTGCGcgagcggcgtaagcgttgaatgctatgcctCTCATATTCACTCGCGTGAGTGTAGAcatcgttggcttctcgctcgatttgcaacattgcttgCCAGTACCATCATTGGAATTGTTTAGATCGGGCGGATACACAAATTGAGGTTCTTCTGGGCATCATCGGTGTGAACGATACAGATGGCATATAACTAAACGGACGTGCGTGAGCATTCCAGAACAGGACAGAGACAAGTCACTCGCAGTAATGCTCGTCGCTTGCTCTACCACGTATGCAAAGTACTCCATGTTTATCCAGAAACGGATAGAAATGAAAAATACCACTGCTTCTTGGTATTGTCATTCCGAATTTCAGTGTTTCTGTGACGCTTGTATCAACCGATGTGGTACGATTTAACAAattatataaaagttaaaaaaatttaatcagTTTATATTGCTTTTCAAATAACACACTATTATCCGTGCATATTCCGTCGCTGcgtaatttatttttaattgataTGGTTTTCCTGTCCTGCAGAGAACATTCCAAGTTGATAACGAATATTTCCACACAAAAAAGCGGAAAGGATTTACTAAAGCTTAAAGCTTCATGCGACTGACTGATAAAGCTGTTCCGGTTTCGATGCCGCCCCGCCCGGCCCACTGACCGACCGTGTTGCACGAGTTAATAATGAATGCTCGAACAGGATTCGTTTCCGgaatttaataaatttcatCCGGTCGCCTTTTTCCGGGTTGCCCCTAGCGAGAGTGCGCTTCTCACTGGTGGCGCTATATATCAAAAGCGGTTTTCATTCATTCCGCTTGTTGGGCTTATATTTTCCCCACCCGGCTCCGGAATGGATTACAACGGGCAGCATAGTGGCTGCAGCATGATGGTCATCAGCTAGCGAGGACGAGTGACTGCGGATAAGCAAGCACAGGTGGATTTCAATCTGTTGAGTGCTGGAAGGAAGTGGAATACATACATTCTTGAGTTTGAGATTGATTTAGATATCATTTTTCCACTCATCTTGTTGAACGTTTCTTCGAAATTAGGCTGGTCTGCAAAGTAGTGACTAAAGTAggttgaaaaatgtttttcaaaggATGAACAAAGGAAgattttctacaattttttgATCAATTTATAAATTTACCTCAAATTTCAACCTCAAATTCACTAccttctgcaaatttcaaaactaTGCACTATGCAAGCACGAACACCTGCAAATGTATGCTGACTAATATCTGGAGAATACTGCACACCAGAATTCCTTCCTAGCAATCTAGCCAACGAGTAAATCTCTCGTACTGTTCCCTCGAGTCGAGACCGGGAGGTTACACTCGTTCACGTCTTGTGCAGCAGACCCGCGCTGGAATTGTGCAATGCATGCCATTTCGTTTCTCATTTCAGGTGACATGTTTTCCCAACTGACTCATTCAGTCAGCCATTGCCAATCTGATTTCGGAACGCAAAGGGAAAAAgcttggcaaagttgtaagaggaaaaaGCGCAAGTGCACTGCCGTCGTTCTGCTGATATATGACCTGCCGGTGTATGTGAAGTTTTTTATGCTTTGAGCAAGGAAACTTAATTACTGGAGACTGAGTGAACTTGGGGAACAAACAATTAACGTTCTGACAAACCAGACTCGTGGAGTAACGGTGTGCTTGACTACATTATAAAGATCCTCATTATTTGAGTGTACTATGTGTCTTTTATGCTTTTTGATGCCAATGTCTGCGGTTGAGAGTTAGTATCCATAAATAGGCGTTGGTGACTGTAGCAGTGTCATTCAGAATGCATCCCCATGATGCTCAAGGTTGTTTATTATTCATATATCTACATGTTGGCTTCAGTATGTCACATAATTAAAAAAACCGGAAATAATTCATCAGGGACGGTATTTCTGTTTCTGTATCACTGTCATGTGGTCATGACCAATGTGCGTGTAAATTGAAAATCCATGCCAATCTCTCATTTggaaactttgtttttttttttttatagaaaGCACGGAAGCAACGGAA is part of the Sabethes cyaneus chromosome 2, idSabCyanKW18_F2, whole genome shotgun sequence genome and harbors:
- the LOC128734561 gene encoding gamma-1-syntrophin, with the protein product MKINASSKMATPIEEKVDQNLKTRTGMVLISDGKSKPELVRIHLSMEMMTIQKQDTSTPAPTPTSISHPPIESKERMVQITRQKVGGLGLSIKGGAEHKLPILISRIYKDQAADATGQLFVGDAIIKVNGEYITACPHDDAVNILRNAGDIVVLTVKHYRAATPFLQKQLSRETPESDNDATCAELKADEVWKSANNSRPVSISSEPENRWTDLVSVPLMMAYVTRYIYGTDKLRPNAFEVRGLNGTTTGIIHCDELAILSQWLKYITDNIVGLTSLQMKLYNRNFPVGERIEYMGWINEGVISNHISWQSYKPRFLVLKGTEVMLFDAPPLNVAGLQKATVAYKVYQTMFRVVKESETVDSRQHCFLLQSSGHEPRYLSVETRQELLRIENSWNAAIVTSVIKLGRKTFAVSHHGKTGGLTLDWQVGFSLTEGADASVIWQYKFSQLRGSSDDGKSKLKLHFQDHETRSIETKELECQVLQSLLFCMHAFLTAKVASVDPAFLSSIQQA